TTGTTCACTGGGATGATGTTGTGAAAACAGAGGTGTAGAATGGGCACTTCTCGAACTGTGCAATCTTGAAGTCAGTTGATTCGAGACTGATGCAGgtgaaaggaaaagaagaagagtttcatTGGActgtttttgtttacttacaAACACCTAAACCCTAGAGTGGAGACTAAACGACCTAACCTAAGCGTACACATTCCTTCTGACACAAGACTCGCTAAACAAAACTCAATCTTTGCCCTCCTTTTCAGCTGtagttgttgctgctgctgcttatCTTACTTCGTTTTTGAGTAGGCTTACTAGGACCTAAGCGCAGAGATAGATCACATTCACACCCACCAAAGGTAACGCCACCGGCTGCATCTTTGACACTCGCCGGTCTGCTGTTTTTGGACTTGCACGAGTCAGGGATTTGCCGGAATGAATAGCATAAAGGGTAGGCTGAGTACTTGGAAACAGGACATTTCTCGACCCGCTTCTCTTGTGCTACTGCAACAAGATTCTTTGGAACAAAGTTGTTCGGTTTCATGAATACTTGGGATAAAATGTTGTTCAAGTTAGTTGAGTCTTGGCTAAGATAACATCTCGGGTTAATGTTCCGTTGGCTCCTAGGAGTTTTCCTTGGCGTGCACCCCAAATGCAATGCAGctacagaaaaaataaacaagactTGCTCACTGATCTGAGCAAATAATCCTCAAGAAGTCGAATAAACAGAGATTGTATTGTATACCTTCTATACAAGGCTGAAGATATTCCCCAGTTTCGGTGGTCTCATCAAGTCGTATGATGGTGTTGATGGCTTCGTTTGTACGGTCTAAAAGGGTCTTCAGGTCCATATACTCAGcctaacataaaaaaaaaagccactACAACTATATCAAAAAGATTCCCCAAATGGAACACATTAATTTAAGTACAAATCTAAAATTCTCTCTACCAATTCCATAAATAGTGACATTAAATCTTACTGGTCAAAGAGGGCAATAAAAAGCAATACATAAAAATTGGAAACAATCTTTCTTTGAacaaatatagaaattaaaaggtaagaagaagaaacctcaGAATTGGCTTTGGAATACATGATTTCTTCAGCTCTCAAGACAACCACAGGGAGCTTCTCTTGCCATTCTGTGTTCTTCTTGGTGGATTGACTGTGAATCTCACAAACAatcctatatataaaaaaaaaaagaattcaaagaaGAATTGAgctgaagaaacaaacaacagaAAGAAAGACATGCACATAcctatacatacacacacacatatagaGATACAAATTAAGTGAGTGAGAGAAGATGACCTGAAAATCTCTTGGATGAGCAAACCCCTCATGGGTTGGTGTCTGTCACTATGCCAAGCTCTTCTAATACAGTCGTACGGTCTTGGCCCTGGTCTCGGCATCTTTCTAccactttctttttctgtgagtgagagagagaaaaagagacaaagtGAGATTGTTTTTGTCTTCCCCTCTCCTCAGTTTTTCACTTCTCTCAATAATTTGAGTGTGGGGGAGAGAGGAGATAGTCCTGTCTATAGGGTTGCAGTCCAAtaatttactaaataaaaactatagCATTCACCTACTAGTATGTAactgtttgattgattttttggACTGTGACCGGTCAATTTAAATAGGACAACTTGCGTCTAACTTGAGAGATGTTCCAatcatgtattattattaaggATTGATTCGGCTTTCACATTTTTAGTGGTCTCGTctctaatgaaaaaaaaaaaaaaaaagccaacgACTTACTTAATGCATATAGTTTAGTTTTACAAATCAGAAAAAAGCAAATCGTTTggttgaagtaaaaataaaggaaaatccTCAGAATTGCTTTCGTaccacttctaagttctaagcCATAATTTTCTCTGACATTGAAACATTCACGATGACGACAAAACTAATATAcgaattgacaaaaataaaataaaaatcaaaacttgttgctgacaacaaataaaatagagtAAAGAAGGTCTGAAAACATCAAGATTTGAAGACCCAtcctaacttaaaaaaaaaaaacactcagaATGAAAACCACCTAAGTGTATGTGCCTCATCGTTAGTGTAAGGCCCAAAAAGTCAGATTTCAAGGCCCAACTCTAATGCATGTCGGCCACGTGGACCACCGTACAGAGAAACTCGTATCCAACCAAAGCTGTTGNNNNNNNNNNNNNNNNNNNNNNNNNNNNNACAAGGGATCAGACGGAGTCTGTCTAACTAGCGTCTCTCGGTGGAGAATCCAATGTAGCCCATGTAGGGCATGATGTTGACTGGGATGATGATTGTTCACTGGGATGATGTTGTGAAAACAGAGGTGTAGAATGGGCACTTCTCGAACTGTGCAATCTTGAAGTCAGTTGATTCGAGACTGATGCAGgtgaaaggaaaagaagaagagtttcatTGGActgtttttgtttacttacaAACACCTAAACCCTAGAGTGGAGACTAAACGACCTAACCTAAGCGTACACATTCCTTCTGACACAAGACTCGCTAAACAAAACTCAATCTTTGCCCTCCTTTTCAGCTGtagttgttgctgctgctgcttatCTTACTTCGTTTTTGAGTAGGCTTACTAGGACCTAAGCGCAGAGATAGATCACATTCACACCCACCAAAGGTAACGCCACCGGCTGCATCTTTGACACTCGCCGGTCTGCTGTTTTTGGACTTGCACGAGTCAGGGATTTGCCGGAATGAATAGCATAAAGGGTAGGCTGAGTACTTGGAAACAGGACATTTCTCGACCCGCTTCTCTTGTGCTACTGCAACAAGATTCTTTGGAACAAAGTTGTTCGGTTTCATGAATACTTGGGATAAAATGTTGTTCAAGTTAGTTGAGTCTTGGCTAAGATAACATCTCGGGTTAATGTTCCGTTGGCTCCTAGGAGTTTTCCTTGGCGTGCACCCCAAATGCAATGCAGctacagaaaaaataaacaagactTGCTCACTGATCTGAGCAAATAATCCTCAAGAAGTCGAATAAACAGAGATTGTATTGTATACCTTCTATACAAGGCTGAAGATATTCCCCAGTTTCGGTGGTCTCATCAAGTCGTATGATGGTGTTGATGGCTTCGTTTGTACGGTCTAAAAGGGTCTTCAGGTCCATATACTCAGcctaacataaaaaaaaaagccactACAACTATATCAAAAAGATTCCCCAAATGGAACACATTAATTTAAGTACAAATCTAAAATTCTCTCTACCAATTCCATAAATAGTGACATTAAATCTTACTGGTCAAAGAGGGCAATAAAAAGCAATACATAAAAATTGGAAACAATCTTTCTTTGAacaaatatagaaattaaaaggtaagaagaagaaacctcaGAATTGGCTTTGGAATACATGATTTCTTCAGCTCTCAAGACAACCACAGGGAGCTTCTCTTGCCATTCTGTGTTCTTCTTGGTGGATTGACTGTGAATCTCACAAACAatcctatatataaaaaaaaaaagaattcaaagaaGAATTGAgctgaagaaacaaacaacagaAAGAAAGACATGCACATAcctatacatacacacacacatatagaGATACAAATTAAGTGAGTGAGAGAAGATGACCTGAAAATCTCTTGGATGAGCAAACCCCTCATGGGTTGGTGTCTGTCACTATGCCAAGCTCTTCTAATACAGTCGTACGGTCTTGGCCCTGGTCTCGGCATCTTTCTAccactttctttttctgtgagtgagagagagaaaaagagacaaagtGAGATTGTTTTTGTCTTCCCCTCTCCTCAGTTTTTCACTTCTCTCAATAATTTGAGTGTGGGGGAGAGAGGAGATAGTCCTGTCTATAGGGTTGCAGTCCAAtaatttactaaataaaaactatagCATTCACCTACTAGTATGTAactgtttgattgattttttggACTGTGACCGGTCAATTTAAATAGGACAACTTGCGTCTAACTTGAGAGATGTTCCAatcatgtattattattaaggATTGATTCGGCTTTCACATTTTTAGTGGTCTCGTctctaatgaaaaaaaaaaaaaaaaagccaacgACTTACTTAATGCATATAGTTTAGTTTTACAAATCAGAAAAAAGCAAATCGTTTggttgaagtaaaaataaaggaaaatccTCAGAATTGCTTTCGTaccacttctaagttctaagcCATAATTTTCTCTGACATTGAAACATTCACGATGACGACAAAACTAATATAcgaattgacaaaaataaaataaaaatcaaaacttgttgctgacaacaaataaaatagagtAAAGAAGGTCTGAAAACATCAAGATTTGAAGACCCAtcctaacttaaaaaaaaaaaacactcagaATGAAAACCACCTAAGTGTATGTGCCTCATCGTTAGTGTAAGGCCCAAAAAGTCAGATTTCAAGGCCCAACTCTAATGCATGTCGGCCACGTGGACCACCGTACAGAGAAACTCGTATCCAACCAAAGCTGTTGCCTTCGAGACAAAAACCTTTCCTAAAACGGATACGATTACGGAAATTCACGCAGCCACGTGATGATGTCATTTAGAAGCTACCTTATCCAACGGTTTTAATCTCTCCACGTGTATTAACTAAGGACCTCTCCCATTAATCGAATAGTTATTGAATCCTTTAATGTTTAACTTTAACACTAATCAACGAATAAATTCGTACTATTTACACAATCAAACATTATATGTGGGCTATGAGCTCTAGTCGATTCATTTATTACAAACTGATGAAAAGTACAAgaaatgaaaaccaaaagagaattCAATTCATACTACtctttttggataaaaataGTACCACGAGTGATCATGTTATTAGGCGAATTAGTGTGGccaaacaaaatttaagaaCGTTATgtataatcaaaatttaaatgacacaacTCGAggggaaagaaaacaaaaatatatttttgaagtaacAATTTAGTGGGCATACGTGAAACTCTCTCCCCTTCTATAGAAAaaattttctttccttctttcccCGACATCGACCTCACGCCAACGATCGGAAATTTCTCCATAATtcctaaaaagaagaaaaaaaccttgTGTGGGATTGTTCCAGGGTCATCAAAGTATGCCCGGATCACTGCCCTTGTTGTTTCCGGCTCTCGAAAACCGTTGTCGTTGCCTGTTGCGACCGCTGGTTCTGAGCCTCTTTTGCCTCCTACCGCAGTTGCGTCTGATTTCCCACCCGCTCCGGCAACACCAGCTGCTCCCACTCCAGATCTTTCCTTGGCAGATGCCTCGGTTTCCGTTCCCGAAGTAGATCTGAGATCTACCTTGACGAGCCCCTCAGTCCCCACCGTTGAAGGTTCACCCTCCGGTGCTACTGTTCCTTTCGTTGATGTCGTTACTCCTCCTACGAACGCCGTTGCAGGTCCAGCCTCCGGTGATGGCTCTTCCCATGGCCCCCGTTCATACTTGACAGTGGCTCGGGATCCTTCCTGTTTGGAAGAGATTGGTACTCCTTCTCAGCACATTTCTGGAGTCCCTTTCGTATTCATCCCGGATGAGAATATCCAAGCCGCAAAGATTGAGTTTCAGGACTTTGTCTTTGCACAATTCCACGGCCCCCCTCCGCCAATGGGTAGGATAATTGGGGTAGTCAATGCTATCTGGGCCCGTGCTGGTCCGAGAATCTTTGTCCATCGCATTGGGGATGGAATCTTCTTGCTAAAGGTGACGAATCCACGGGTCAGAGAAACGATTCTCAGCCGTAATATGTGGAGTATTGCGGGTCATCCAATGTTTGTTGCCCCTTGGTCACCTGACTTCAACCCCGATACACCTCCAATCTCCTCCGCTGTTGTGACAGTGGAATTTAGGGGAGTTCCATACCTGTTGTTTAACAGAGAGAGCCTTGGTCGCATCGCAACTGCAGTAGGAAAGCCAATAGCCCTTGCACCTGAAACAGCCAGAAAGGAAAATTTTGAGGTTGCAAAGATTTTGGTTAGGGTGAATCTGCTTAAAGAGCTCCCTACCCATGTCGTCTCTGGGTTTGGTGATGGTCGTGAGATCGACATTGATGTCTCCTATCCCTGGCTTCATCCGAACTGTGCCTCTTGCGACCAATTTGGACACACTACGACTCTGTGCCCACAGAATGCTCCTACGGCCTCAGTGCGAAGAGTGTCTAGGAGATCTCCTAGCAGTAGGGGAAGACCATCACGAAGGGAGAGGCTGTCTCGTCAGGGCTCTCTTCCTAGTAGGGTGCGCTTGAAAACAGTCTTAGGCTCGCGGTTTCTCACCCCTGTTGCACCAGAACGAGAAGCCGCCAACTCCAACACTACCTCAAATTTGGGATCAGATCAGGAGAAGACTGCTGCAGAGATCCCTACCCAAGGCTTGGTTAGTTGCAGTCCTATTCAATCAGTTACGGGGGAGGTTGACACCCCCTTCATTTTGGTGTCTCGTCGTAGGTCCAGCCGCAAGGGTGCCTCGATTCATTAATAACCCATTaccaatatgtttttttgtgtggaacGTAAGAGGATTGAACAGCGGTTCACGTCAGACTATGACGAAGGATTGGATTAATATCCGTAAGCCTCTTTTTGGCACTTTTTTGGAGACTCATATTAGAGAAGTAAACTTAAGGAGAATTGGGAGTGCTATTCCGATTGGTTGGAAATTTTTTGGTAACTTTGATCATCACAACTCGGCTAGAATTGTGGTTGCTTGGGATCCGCGTATCTCTCTGGTGGCTTACCATGCCTCGGCCCAAATGGTAACATGCGGTTCTGCCTACGGATAACTTGAGTCTCACTGTCTCATTTGTCTACGGCTTCAATCTGGTTGAGCAAAGAACGTCTTTCTGGGAGGATTTGGTCAGCATTAGTGCCACCACACCTGTCTCTCAATTACCGTGGGCAGTTCTTGGTGACTTTAACCAAATTCTGCGTGTTTCGCAGCATTTAGATCATCTTAACTCGGAGGTTGATTTGTCAGGAATGGAGGACATGAATTTGGCTCTCCAGGATGCAGACTTATTTGAAGCTTAGGCCAAGGggcttcttttcttttggtggaACTGTAGTGACAGGCATACGATTTCTAAGAAGATTGATCACGCCTTGATTAACCAAGAATGGGCCTCTATCTTTCCGGAGGCGTTTGCAGAGTGGCTAGACCCAAAACAATCTGATCACACTCCTATTTGGTTCAGTGTTCCACAATCAAGACGCTTTATTCCGAAGCCTTTTCAATTCTTCCACCATGTCAACGACCACCCGGAGTATACAGAAGTGGTAAGTCAATCCTAGAATTGTAGTGCTGTGAGTGGTTCCAATCAATTCAAGGTTTACAAGACCTTGAAAGCACTAAAGCCGGCTCTCCACAGACTGAACAAGCGgcat
The sequence above is a segment of the Camelina sativa cultivar DH55 chromosome 10, Cs, whole genome shotgun sequence genome. Coding sequences within it:
- the LOC104716954 gene encoding uncharacterized protein LOC104716954 — protein: MPRPGPRPYDCIRRAWHSDRHQPMRGLLIQEIFRIVCEIHSQSTKKNTEWQEKLPVVVLRAEEIMYSKANSEAEYMDLKTLLDRTNEAINTIIRLDETTETGEYLQPCIEAALHLGCTPRKTPRSQRNINPRCYLSQDSTNLNNILSQVFMKPNNFVPKNLVAVAQEKRVEKCPVSKYSAYPLCYSFRQIPDSCKSKNSRPASVKDAAGGVTFGGCECDLSLRLGPSKPTQKRSKISSSSNNYS
- the LOC104716952 gene encoding uncharacterized protein LOC104716952 isoform X2 encodes the protein MPRPGPRPYDCIRRAWHSDRHQPMRGLLIQEIFRIVCEIHSQSTKKNTEWQEKLPVVVLRAEEIMYSKANSEAEYMDLKTLLDRTNEAINTIIRLDETTETGEYLQPCIEAALHLGCTPRKTPRSQRNINPRCYLSQDSTNLNNILSQVFMKPNNFVPKNLVAVAQEKRVEKCPVSKYSAYPLCYSFRQIPDSCKSKNSRPASVKDAAGGVTFGGCECDLSLRLGPSKPTQKRSKISSSSNNYS